From the Saccharomonospora marina XMU15 genome, the window GCGGCACGCTGGAGAGCGGCGACTACGACGTGATGGTGTTCGCGTGGGTCGCCTCGCCGTACCCGTTCGCCAACGCCTTCCAGAACTGGACGACCGGGCAGGGCAACAACTTCGGTAACTACAGCAACAAGCAGGTCGACAAGCTGCTGGGCGAGGCCGTGTCCGAGACCGACCGGCAGGAGGCCATCAGCAAGGTGAACGAGGCCAACAAGATCATGGCCGAGGACGCCTACGTGCTGCCGCTGTACCAGAAGCCGACGTTCATCGCGGCGTACGACAACATCGCCAACATCCGCAACAACTCGACGCTGGACGGTCCGGTGTACAACATCGGCGAGTGGGGCCTGCGGGCAGGCTGACGCCACGCGTCTGAACCACTACCCACCGGTGGGGAGGCCGTCGTCACAGGCGGCCTCCCCACCGGATGCGGACCGGCCCCACCTACGCTGAATCGGCGACGCAGCCACCAGCTACGTCACCGCACGTCGACTCGCTCAAAGCAGGAAGACCTCCATGCTCGCCTACGCCCTGCGCCGATTCCTGATATCGGTGCCGATCCTCATCGCCTCGACGTTCGTCGTCTTCCTCATGGCGTCGCTGTCGGGCAATCCGCTGAACCAACTGATGGCGAAGAACCCTCCGCCACCGCCGCACACCATCGAACTGGAGCGGCAGCGGCTGCACCTCGACCAGCCGCTGCTCGAGCGCTACTGGAACTGGCTGACCGGCATCTTCCGGGGTGACTTCGGCCCCTCGGTGCAGTCGACCATGGACATCGGCTCCGAGGTCACCAGCGCCTATCTCGTGACACTGCGACTCATCGCCGCCGCGATGCTCATCGCGCTCATCCTCGCGGTCATCGTCGGTGTGGTCAGCGCCGTGAAGCAGTACTCCGGTATCGACTACACCTTCACCTTCACCGGCTTCCTGTTCCTCGCGATGCCCTCGTTCTGGTTCGCGATCCTGCTCAAGGAAGCGGGCATCAGCTTCAACAACGCCGTCGGCGACCAGGTGCTCTACACCATCGGCGACAGTTCGGTGTACGTCTCCGGCGGCGCGTGGGCGCAGCTCGCGGACACGCTCGGCCACATGGTGCTGCCGACCATCTCGCTGGCGCTCATCTCCTTCGCCGCGTGGAGCCGGTTCCAGCGCGGCTCCATGCTCGAGGTGCTCAACAGCGACTACGTCCGGCTGGCGAGAGCCAAGGGCCTGCCCCGGGGTCGAGTGATGCGCCGCCACGCGCTGCGTACCGCGCTGATCCCGCTGGCAACCGTCACCGCACTGGACCTCGGGTCGATCATCTCCGGAGCCGTCGTCACCGAAACCGTGTTCCAGTGGCGCGGCGCGGGCCACTTCCTGCTGCAGGCCATCCAGCGCGACGACGTCTACGCCATCACGGCGTGGCTGCTGTTCTCGGCGACCATCATCATCGTGCTCAACCTGGTCGCCGACCTGCTCTACGGCGTGCTCGACCCGAGGATTCGCTATGCCTGACAACATCGAAACCGCCCCGCCGGTGACCACTCCGACGCAGCCACCCGTCGAGCGCGAGTTCACCGTCGCCGAGCGCAGCCAGGCACAGCTTGTGGTCCGCAGGTTCCTGCAACACAAGCTCGCCGTCGGCAGCCTGTTCGTGTTGCTGGCCATCGTGCTGCTCGCCTTCGTCGGTGGCGCGCTGTGGAAGTACGACGTGGCCGACCTCACCGGGGACAACTCGCAGCCACCGTCGTTGGACCACCCCTTCGGCACCGACGCCGTCGGCCATGACAGCTTCGCCCAGGTACTGCGTGGTACCCAGATCTCGATCGGCATCGCCGTGCTGGTCGCGCTGTTCGCGACCTTCGTCGGCACGATCTGGGGATCGGTGGCGGGGTTCTACCGCGGCTGGATCGACACCGCCCTGATGCGCATCTCCGACCTGGTGCTGACCCTGCCGCTGCTGGCCGTCGCGGCGGTGCTCGCGCACAACGTCGGCGGCAGCTGGTGGCTGATCGCGGTCGTGCTCGGCGGCCTGTACTGGGCATACGTGTCCCGCGTCGCCAGAGGTGTGGTGCTCTCGCTTCGAGAGAAGGAGTTCATCGAGGCCGCGCGGGCTCTCGGTGCGAGCGATCTGCGGATCATCTTCCGGCACCTGGTGCCCAACGCGCTCGGTTCGGTGATCGTCAACGCCACGATCCTGGTGGCCCTCGCGATTCTCATCGAGACCGCGTTGTCGTTCCTCGGCTTCGGTGTGCAGCCGCCCGACACCTCGCTGGGCCTGCTGGTGAGCCAGAACCAGACCGCCGTCTCGACGCGGCCGTGGCTGTTCTACTTCCCCGGCCTTTTCATCATCCTGATCGCGCTGACGATCAACTTCATCGGGGACGGACTGCGCGACGCGTTCGACCCCCAGCAGACGAAGGTGCGCGCATGACCTCCACCGACCCAGTACTCGAGGTGGAAGACCTGACCGTCCAGTTCCCCACCGACGACGGCTTGGTGCAGGCCGTCCGGGGAGTCAGCTACCAGCTACGCCGCGGTGAGGTGCTCGGTGTCGTCGGCGAGTCCGGTTCGGGCAAGTCGGTGACCTCCATGTCGATCATGGGCCTGCTGCCCAAGACCGCCCAGGTGACCGGATCCGTGCGCTTCCATGGCAAGGAGTTGCTTGGAGCCGGTGACAAGGAGATGTCCACGGTCCGTGGCCGCGGCATCTCGATGGTCTTCCAGGACCCGATGACCTCGCTCAACCCGGTCTACACGGTGGGTGACCAGATCGCGGAGGCGATCCTGGCGCACAACGACATCCGCAAGGACGCCGCCCGGGATCAGGCCATCGAACTGCTCGAGACCGTGCACATCCCGAACCCGAAGCAGCGGGCGAAGGCCTACCCGCACGAGTTGTCCGGTGGGATGCGGCAGCGGATCGTCATCGCGATCGCGATGGCCAACCGGCCCGACGTGATCATCGCTGACGAGCCGACAACGGCGCTGGATGTGACGGTGCAGGCGCAGATCCTGGAGTCGCTGCAGATCGCGCAGCGCGAGACGGGTGCCGCGATGATCCTGATCACCCACGACCTCGGCGTCATCGCGGGACAGGCCGACCGGGTGCAGGTGATGTACGCCGGAAAGGTCGTCGAGGCGGGTACCGCGGACGAGGTGTTCTACACCCCTCGGATGCCGTACACCCTCGGCCTGCTCGGCAGCCTTCCCCGGCTCGACGTCAAGGCCGAGCGGCTCAACCCGATCGCGGGCTCTCCACCCTCGGTGGTGAACATGCCACCGGGTTGCCCGTTCAGCCCACGCTGCCCGCTCGCCGAGGAGGTCTGTGACTCCGAAGAACCCGCGCTCCAGCCGGGTTCGACACCGGATCACCTCGCGGCGTGCCACTTCTCCTACCGGGTGGAGGGCCGCGAACCGGGCGAGTTGTTCCAGCCGAGGACCGACGACCCACAGCCTGCCGCTGCGCTCGAAGGCGAGGCACGCCCATGACGGAGACATCGCTGGCCGCGGCGCCGATCGACACCGGCAACGAGCCGGTGCTTTCCGCCCGCGAC encodes:
- a CDS encoding ABC transporter permease; translated protein: MPDNIETAPPVTTPTQPPVEREFTVAERSQAQLVVRRFLQHKLAVGSLFVLLAIVLLAFVGGALWKYDVADLTGDNSQPPSLDHPFGTDAVGHDSFAQVLRGTQISIGIAVLVALFATFVGTIWGSVAGFYRGWIDTALMRISDLVLTLPLLAVAAVLAHNVGGSWWLIAVVLGGLYWAYVSRVARGVVLSLREKEFIEAARALGASDLRIIFRHLVPNALGSVIVNATILVALAILIETALSFLGFGVQPPDTSLGLLVSQNQTAVSTRPWLFYFPGLFIILIALTINFIGDGLRDAFDPQQTKVRA
- a CDS encoding ABC transporter permease; the protein is MLAYALRRFLISVPILIASTFVVFLMASLSGNPLNQLMAKNPPPPPHTIELERQRLHLDQPLLERYWNWLTGIFRGDFGPSVQSTMDIGSEVTSAYLVTLRLIAAAMLIALILAVIVGVVSAVKQYSGIDYTFTFTGFLFLAMPSFWFAILLKEAGISFNNAVGDQVLYTIGDSSVYVSGGAWAQLADTLGHMVLPTISLALISFAAWSRFQRGSMLEVLNSDYVRLARAKGLPRGRVMRRHALRTALIPLATVTALDLGSIISGAVVTETVFQWRGAGHFLLQAIQRDDVYAITAWLLFSATIIIVLNLVADLLYGVLDPRIRYA
- a CDS encoding ABC transporter ATP-binding protein, yielding MTSTDPVLEVEDLTVQFPTDDGLVQAVRGVSYQLRRGEVLGVVGESGSGKSVTSMSIMGLLPKTAQVTGSVRFHGKELLGAGDKEMSTVRGRGISMVFQDPMTSLNPVYTVGDQIAEAILAHNDIRKDAARDQAIELLETVHIPNPKQRAKAYPHELSGGMRQRIVIAIAMANRPDVIIADEPTTALDVTVQAQILESLQIAQRETGAAMILITHDLGVIAGQADRVQVMYAGKVVEAGTADEVFYTPRMPYTLGLLGSLPRLDVKAERLNPIAGSPPSVVNMPPGCPFSPRCPLAEEVCDSEEPALQPGSTPDHLAACHFSYRVEGREPGELFQPRTDDPQPAAALEGEARP